The genomic segment GCCGGGCTGGACCGTCGGCGACAAGACCGGCACCGGCGGTCGCGGCACCGCCAACGATATCGCGGTGCTGTGGCCGCCGCAGCGCACGCCGTTGATCGTCACCGTGTATCTGACCGGCGCGACGGTGGTGCGCGATCAGCAAAACAAGATCATCGCGGACGTCGGCGCCGCGGTGGCGGACGCCATGCGCGGCTGAGCCGCGCACGGCGCGTCACGACCGCTTGGCGGCTTTCTTCTTCGCCGCCTTGGTTTTCGCGGTGGTCTTCTTCACGGCCGTCTTGGCTGTCTTCTTCGTCGCGGCTTTCTTTGTGCCGCCCTTAGGGGCGGAGGCTTGCTCACGCATCAGCGTCTTCAGATAGGCGTCGGTCTTGTCGACGTTGAATTCGGTCCACATGATCAGGTGGTCGGACATCTGGAAGGTGCGCCAGGTGTTGAAGGCCGCGCTCGCCGGCATCACGCCTTTGTAGAGCTTCGGATCATTGAAGGCGTACTGATAGAAGTTGAACACGCCGGCGTTCGAGCACTCGATGCCGCGGGTCTCCTTGAAGAACGCGATCTGGTCGTAGAACTTGTCCTCGGAAACGTTGCTGCCCTTTTGTCTCAACAGCGGCTCCGGAATCACGAAACGGTTCTTGGTCAGCGCCTGGAAGGTCGCATCCTCGCGGCCGAAGATGTTGAAGTCACCGAGCAGAACCAGGTTCTCCGGCGAGTAGTCCACCGGGTCGTCGAGGTTGATGTAACTCTTGGCCTTGTCGGCGAGCAGCTTCGCGGTTTTCTCGATCTCCTCGATCCGCTTCGGGTCGTCCTTCTTGCCTTCGCCGTAGTAGATGTGGACGGTGCACAGATTGAACTTCGCCCAGCCGGACTGGAAGCCGCAGATGAATGGGGTGCGGGCGATTTGCGCGACCAGCTTGCTGGCCGACTTGCTCGGCAGCACAAGTTCGCCTGCGAGCCCGGTGAAGCGGACCCGCGAGCGGTTAAACAGAAAGGCGAGCCGTTCGCCGTTGCCGCCGTCGGCAAGGCTGACGTCGTTGTAGATGTAGTCCCAGTCGCGGCCGAGAATCCGAACGACCTGTTTGAGCGCGACGAGATCCTGCCGGACTTCCTGGACGGCAACCAGATCGAACCGGCTGATGCATTCGGCGATGCAGTACAACGCATCGGGAATCCGGCCGCGATACTTGGTGCCGCCGAATTCGCGGATGTTCCAAGTCGCGAGCAGGAAGTTGCCCGGACCTTTGGCCGGCAACCGCCGTAAGCCGGTGCGCAGGCCGGTGAGGGTGGTGATAAGGCGGCCGCGATCGGCGTCGCTCATTCTGCGGAGGCCGGTGTAGTCCATGCGATCCTCCTTGGTACTGAAAGGAGGAAGGTTAGCGCCTCGGAACGAGCGGGTGCAACTACTGATTGTAACCGGCGGTCACGTCAGGAAGTACATCGCACCGCGATAGCAGACGTACAGCCCGACCGCGATGACCACCGCGGAGAATACGCTGCGCAGCACTTTGTCGTGGCCGCCGATCAGTTTGCCGGTGCCGATCCCGATCAGGCCGCCGATCAGGCCGCCGCCGATGAAGGTGCCGGCGAGCCGCCAGTCGATCAATCCCGACAGCGCGTAACTGGTCGCGGTCGAGGCGCCGAACGCCACCACGGCGACCAGCGAGGTGCCGATTGCCGAGGTCAGCGGCATCCCGGTGGCGAGGATCAGGCCAGGCACGATCAGGAAGCCGCCGCCGATGCCGAGGAAGCCGGCCAGTAGTCCGACGCCGAAACCGGTGCCGATCAGCCGCGGCAGCATCGCCCTAGCGGTGTCCCGCGTCAGCCTCACGGCCGGATCGCCGCCGCCGCGATTCTTGCGCGACATCAGCGCGCCGATCACGATCATTAATAGCCCGAACAGGATCAGCAACTTCTGGCCGTCGACCTGCTTGGCAATGGTGGCGCCGGCAAATGCGCCGCCGATGCCCGCCGCGGAGAACACGACCGCGCAGGCCCAGCGCACATTGCCGGCGGCCCAGTGCGACAGCATGTTGGCCAGCGCGCTGATCGCCACCGCAATCGACGAGGTGCCGATCGCCATGTGCGGCGAGCGCACCCCGACCACATAGACCAGGAGCGGCACCGCCAGCACCGAGCCGCCACCGCCGATCAGCGCCAGGATGAACCCGACCAGGGCCCCCGACGCGACGGTGACGAGGTCAGTGAAAGGAATATTCGGCAGCATGAAATTCTACAAAAAGCTCCTTGTGCACATAAAATATGCTAATAAATCTGACTTGCACGCAATGTAAATTCTCTCGGATCAGGACACTCGCTCGTGACCAGCCCGTCCTCGCCAGCCATCCGTGCGTTCTTCGACGAGCCGACCAACACGGTCAGCTATCTCGTCTCCGATCCTGCCAGCGGCCGTGCGGCGGTGATCGATCCGGTGCTCGACTATGACCACGGGGACGGCTCGGTCGACGTCCGCTCGGTCGAGACGATCCTGGACGCTGCGCGCGCCGACGGGCTGATGATCGACTGGGTGCTCGAGACTCATGCCCATGCCGATCACCTGTCCGGCGCGCCCTACATCAAGGCCAAGACCGGCGCCCGGGTCGGGATCGGCGAGCATATCAAGGACGTGCAGAAGATCTTCCGGCCGCTGTTCAACGCCGACGATCTGCGCACCGACGGCAGCGATTTCGATCACCTGTTCAAGGACGGCGAGCGGTTCATGATCGGCGGCCTCACGGTCGAGGTGATGCACACGCCCGGTCACACGCCGGCCGACATCGCCTACAGGATCGCCGATGCGGTGTTCGTCGGTGACACGCTGTTCATGCCTGACTACGGCACGGCGCGGGCCGACTTCCCGGGCGGCGACGCCCACCAGCTGTATCGCTCGATCCAGAAGCTGTTGGCGCTGCCGCCGCAGACCCGGCTGTTCATGTGCCACGACTACAAGGCGCCGGGCCGCGACACCTATGCTTGGGAAACCACCGTTCAGGCCGAGCGCGAAGGCAACGTGCATCTGCGCGGCGGGGTGAGTGAGGAAGACTTCGTCGCGATGCGGACCAAGCGCGACGCGACCCTGAAGGCGCCGACGCTGCTGCTGCCGTCGATCCAGGTCAACATCCGCGCCGGCCGCTTCCCGAAGGCGCAGCACAACGGCGTGCGCTATCTGCTGCTGCCGGTGCGCCCAAGGCCCGGCGCCGAGGCCGGAATTAGCTGACGGTGGCGGCCGCGGCCAACCGACGCGCCAAACCTTAACACGGTGTTAACCGCCGAGGTGTGGAGTGCCGACGCGAGATTCGTCATGGGAGCCGCGCGATGGCTGACATCATGAGCGTGCTGGCGTCGGGTTACTCGTCCGCGGCGCTGCAGACGCCGTCGAAGACCAAATACGTCAATGTCGATCCGGCGCTCTACAACGGCACCTGGACCGGCACCTATTCGAACACCAAGAAGTTCTCGATCACCGTCTCGGACGTGCAGGGTTTCCGCGCGCAGGTGAAGTATCAGAGCGAAGGCACGGTGAAGTATCAGAGCGTGTTGATCAAGGACGGCGCGTTCCGGATCGGCGACACCAAGTTTGCGCTTGGTAAGAACGACACCGCCTCGATCCGCAACGTCGTCACCGATGCGGCGACCGGCCAGACTCAGCTCGTCACCGGCACCGCCAAGCGAAGCTGAGGCATCGCGCTCACGGCTTGCCCTCCGCCGCTCTTCGTACGGGGCATTTTCATCAGTTGTCGTTATGGCCGGGCTGGTCCCGGCCATCTGTGTTTCCGGGCTTCAGATGTGGATGCCCGCACGAGGCTAGGCGCGCCGCGCGAGCAACCAAACAAAAACCCCGCCGGTGAGGGCGGGGTTCGTAGCTATCAGCTCTGCGCGGCTTGCGATCAGTGCGCGGCTTCCAGAGCCGCCTGTTCCTGGCGGGCGATGGTGCCCTTGACGGCGCTCTGCACCTTCTCGAACGCCCGCACTTCGATCTGGCGCACGCGCTCGCGCGACACGCCGAATTCGGAGGCGAGATCTTCAAGCGTCATCGGCTCGTCGGCGAGGCGGCGGGCCTCGAAGATCCGCCGTTCGCGCGGGTTCAGCACCTGGATCGCCCCGTTGAGCGCGGCCCGGCGCTGGTCGAGCTCTTCGTGCTCGGCCATCACCGCTTCCTGGCTCGGCGACTGATCGACCAGCCAGTCCTGCCATTCGCCCGGCTCGCCGTCGTCGCGGATCGGCGCGTTGAGCGAAGCGTCGCCGCCGAGGCGGCGGTTCATGTCGACCACGTCCTGCTCGGTCACCCCGAGCCGGGTGGCGATCAGCTTGACCTGGTCGGGATGCAGATCGCCCTCGTCCAGCGCCGAGATCTTGCTCTTCGCCTTGCGCAGATTGAAGAACAGCTTCTTCTGGTTCGCGGTGGTACCCATCTTCACGAGTGACCACGAACGCAGGATGTACTCTTGAATCGACGCCTTGATCCACCACATCGCGTAGGTGGCGAGGCGGAAGCCCTTCTCGGGCTCGAACCGCTTCACCGCCTGCATCAGGCCGACGTTGCCTTCCGAGACGACCTCGGAGATCGGCAGGCCATAGCCGCGGTAGCCCATCGCGATTTTGGCGACGAGGCGAAGGTGGCTGGTGACGAGTTGATGCGCCGCGTCGCGATCACCGTGTTCGCGCCAGCGTTTGGCGAGCATGTACTCTTGCTGAGGCTCGAGCATCGGAAACTTGCGGATTTCCGCAAGGTAGCGAGCAAGGCCGGATTCTCCGTTGAGAATCGGGAGAGTAGCAGCACGGGCCATTCAGCGCCCTCCAATTGGTTTCAGGCCCCCGATAGCGGGCGGCCAGGCAGACGGGCCGCTGTGTCAAAGCCGACCGGCCTGCGAAGGTTCCGCGTTGGCTCATCCCAACGCACCTGCAATATACAATACGTTAGTCGCGCAAGTTTAGTTACGGTCTTGTCACGTCGTTGTTACGCCGCAACAACGCGGTGAAATGATTTACGTTTTCTGACTTTGCTGCGTCATTCCGTCGCCGTCAGCGCGGCCTGAAGATGGGCCAAATCGGCCGGCAGGGGTGATTCCCAGGTCAGCACCTCGCCGGTCGAGGGGTGCTCCAGCGTCAGCAAATACGCGTGCAGCGCCTGCCGTCCGAGCCCTGCCAACGCGGCGCGCCCCGCCGGGGCGAGCTGGTTAGCCTTGGTCTTGAAGTGCGGCCCGTAGACGTCGTCGCCGAGCAGGGGATGGCCGAGATGGGCGAGGTGCACCCGGATCTGATGGGTCCGGCCGGTCTCGAGCTGGCAGGCGATCAGCGCCGCGACCGGCTTGCCGTCCTTGCCGGAGAAGTTCTCCAGTACCTCCCAATGGGTAATCGCCTCCCGGCCGCCCTGGCGCACCGCCATCTTCTCCCGCGCATGCGGGTGGCGGTCGATCGGGGCGTCGATCGTGCCGTATTTGCGGCCCGGCACCCCCCAGACGAAGGCGAGGTAGCCGCGGCGCAGTTCCCCGGTGCGGCCGTGGTCGGCGAATTGCGCGCTCAGCGACTGGTGCGCTTTGTCGTTCTTGGCCGCCACCATCAGGCCGGTGGTATCTTTATCCAGCCGGTGCACGATCCCCGGCCGCCTCACCCCGCCGATCCCGGACAGCGACGCCCCGCAATGCGCGATCAGGGCGTTGACCAGGGTCCCGGTCTCGTGCCCGGCCGCCGGGTGGACCACCAGCCCGCGCGGCTTGTTCAGCACGATGATGTCGGCGTCCTCGTAGACGATGTCGAGCGCGATCGCCTCGCCGGCCGGCTCGGCCGGGACCGGCGGCGGCACGTCGATTGTGATCGTCTCGCCCGGGGAGGCGTGATAAGCGGGGTCGCGGACGAGGGTGCCGGCGATCGCCACCCGGCCGTCGAGGATCAGCGCTTTCAGCCGCGACCGCGACAGCTCGGGGCAGCGCGCCGCCAGCACGCGGTCGAGCCGCTGCGAGCCCTCGTCGCCGGCCACCACCACATTCACGGGATTTTCCGGCGTTTCGCCCACAACCGCACCTTCCAAAACAGCCGCCTTCAAACAGAGATTCGCATGACCGACACCGCCACGCCCGACCCCACCCCCGAGCAGGCCGCGCTGTTTGCGCGGGTGCGGCGGATGATGCTGATCGCGGGCCTGACCACGACGCTGGCGGTGGCCGCGGTGTTGATCGCCATCGGCTATAAGCTTTTCCGCGCCGAGGGAAGCGCGCCGGCCGCCACCGAGCACACCCTGCGGCTGCCGAAGGGCGCCCGCGTGGTCTCGACCGCCTCCGCCGGCGACTATGTGGTCGTCACCCTCGACATCGGCGGCGCCACCGAGCTGCGCACCTTCGAGGCCAAAACCCTCAAACCCACCGGCCGCCTGACCTTCGCGACCGAACCGTAGGCGGTGGGGCGCGTTCGTTCGGTTCCGTCCGTCTTGAAGACGAGCGCCTTGCCTTTAGATCGATGTCTTGCCCCACTAACGTCGTCATGGCCGGGCTTGCCCCGGCCATCCACGGCCACAGGCACGGCCATTCTTTAAGGATGGATGCCCGGGTCCGAGCCCGGGCATGACGGATTTCGGAAAAGGCCGCCCCCCGATCTTGCGGCGGCGCGGTTTCGCGGCTATTGGTTCGGCCCTCACGCTCCCTTCGTCTAGCGGTTAGGACGCGGCCCTCTCAAGGCTGAAACAGGGGTTCGATTCCCCTAGGGAGCGCCATTCGCGTTAATAGCTGCGGATGCCGACCTCACGCAGGTCTTCCCGGCGATCAGTTATTCGAGCCGGCTCCCCGCTCAATACCCGCCGCCACCACCGGCGCCTGATCTGCTGCGACCGGCCGTGAGAACACGTAGCCCTGCACGAAATCACAGTCGAAGGCGGTGAGCAGATCGACCTCGGCGGCCAGTTCGGCGCCTTCGGCGACGACGCTCATGCCGAGGCCGTGCGCCAGCGCGATGATGCCGCCGAGCAGTTTGCACTTCTCGGGCACGGTGGCGATGCCGTCGACGAAGGTGCGGTCGATCTTCAGGCGATTGAACGGCAGGCGTGTCAGATAGCCGAGCGACGAATAGCCGGAGCCGAAATCATCGAGCGCGAGCTGGATGCCCAGCTTCGACAGCGCCGCGAGCGTCGTGCTGACTTTCTGTTTGGTGTGATCGACGAACAGATTCTCGGTCAGCTCCAGGCACAGCAGCTCCGGCGGCAGGCCGGTGTCGGCCAGCACCGTGGCCACGACTTTCTCGAAATCGCCGTTCCAGATCTGCGCCGGAGACACGTTCACCGAGATGGTCCTGGCCGGCAGTCCGGCGTCGAGCCAGCCGCGCATCTGCTTGCAGGCATCGCGCAGCACCCAATGGCCGAGATCGACGATCAGGCCGGTGGTTTCCGCGATCGGAATGAACTCCGCCGGTGAAATCGGCCCGCGTTCGGGATGGCTCCAGCGCAGCAGCGCTTCGAAGCCGATGACCCGACCGGTCTTGAGGTCGATCTGCGGCTGGTAATGCGTATTGAGGCCGCCGCTGTCGACGGCATGGCGCAGCCTCCGGCCGAGGTCGAGCTTCTGATCGACCGCCTCGGCATACATCGGCTCGAACAGCTGCGCCCGGCCGCGCCCGGCCTCTTTGGC from the Rhodopseudomonas palustris genome contains:
- the rpoH gene encoding RNA polymerase sigma factor RpoH yields the protein MARAATLPILNGESGLARYLAEIRKFPMLEPQQEYMLAKRWREHGDRDAAHQLVTSHLRLVAKIAMGYRGYGLPISEVVSEGNVGLMQAVKRFEPEKGFRLATYAMWWIKASIQEYILRSWSLVKMGTTANQKKLFFNLRKAKSKISALDEGDLHPDQVKLIATRLGVTEQDVVDMNRRLGGDASLNAPIRDDGEPGEWQDWLVDQSPSQEAVMAEHEELDQRRAALNGAIQVLNPRERRIFEARRLADEPMTLEDLASEFGVSRERVRQIEVRAFEKVQSAVKGTIARQEQAALEAAH
- a CDS encoding sulfite exporter TauE/SafE family protein, whose protein sequence is MLPNIPFTDLVTVASGALVGFILALIGGGGSVLAVPLLVYVVGVRSPHMAIGTSSIAVAISALANMLSHWAAGNVRWACAVVFSAAGIGGAFAGATIAKQVDGQKLLILFGLLMIVIGALMSRKNRGGGDPAVRLTRDTARAMLPRLIGTGFGVGLLAGFLGIGGGFLIVPGLILATGMPLTSAIGTSLVAVVAFGASTATSYALSGLIDWRLAGTFIGGGLIGGLIGIGTGKLIGGHDKVLRSVFSAVVIAVGLYVCYRGAMYFLT
- a CDS encoding RluA family pseudouridine synthase produces the protein MVVAGDEGSQRLDRVLAARCPELSRSRLKALILDGRVAIAGTLVRDPAYHASPGETITIDVPPPVPAEPAGEAIALDIVYEDADIIVLNKPRGLVVHPAAGHETGTLVNALIAHCGASLSGIGGVRRPGIVHRLDKDTTGLMVAAKNDKAHQSLSAQFADHGRTGELRRGYLAFVWGVPGRKYGTIDAPIDRHPHAREKMAVRQGGREAITHWEVLENFSGKDGKPVAALIACQLETGRTHQIRVHLAHLGHPLLGDDVYGPHFKTKANQLAPAGRAALAGLGRQALHAYLLTLEHPSTGEVLTWESPLPADLAHLQAALTATE
- a CDS encoding endonuclease/exonuclease/phosphatase family protein, which codes for MDYTGLRRMSDADRGRLITTLTGLRTGLRRLPAKGPGNFLLATWNIREFGGTKYRGRIPDALYCIAECISRFDLVAVQEVRQDLVALKQVVRILGRDWDYIYNDVSLADGGNGERLAFLFNRSRVRFTGLAGELVLPSKSASKLVAQIARTPFICGFQSGWAKFNLCTVHIYYGEGKKDDPKRIEEIEKTAKLLADKAKSYINLDDPVDYSPENLVLLGDFNIFGREDATFQALTKNRFVIPEPLLRQKGSNVSEDKFYDQIAFFKETRGIECSNAGVFNFYQYAFNDPKLYKGVMPASAAFNTWRTFQMSDHLIMWTEFNVDKTDAYLKTLMREQASAPKGGTKKAATKKTAKTAVKKTTAKTKAAKKKAAKRS
- a CDS encoding MBL fold metallo-hydrolase; protein product: MTSPSSPAIRAFFDEPTNTVSYLVSDPASGRAAVIDPVLDYDHGDGSVDVRSVETILDAARADGLMIDWVLETHAHADHLSGAPYIKAKTGARVGIGEHIKDVQKIFRPLFNADDLRTDGSDFDHLFKDGERFMIGGLTVEVMHTPGHTPADIAYRIADAVFVGDTLFMPDYGTARADFPGGDAHQLYRSIQKLLALPPQTRLFMCHDYKAPGRDTYAWETTVQAEREGNVHLRGGVSEEDFVAMRTKRDATLKAPTLLLPSIQVNIRAGRFPKAQHNGVRYLLLPVRPRPGAEAGIS